CAGACGCAACGCACCGGCCTGGCCTGAAGGGCCACCACCGTGGATGCGGGCCCAAACATCGTAGGCACCATCCAAGTCGAGGATGCGGAACGGGTCGTTTACTTCCTGCTGGTGCAGCTTGTTCGGGAAGTAGTTGGACAGCTCGCGGCCGTTGACAACCCACTTGCCGGTGCCGGGTACGACGCGAACGCGGGCAATTGCCTGCTTGCGACGGCCAACTGCGGCGCCTGAGACGGTCAGTGCCGGGCGTTCCTTCTTGGGGGCTGCATCAGTTGCAGCCGAGCTTTCGCTGGTGTAGCTGGTCAAAACTTCTTCCTCGACCACGACGGCCTCGGTGTTCAGCTCTTCAGTGTTCTGAGCCACGATTCTCCTTGATTAATGATTTAGGTGGTGGCCAGGACTACTGGGCGACCTGGGTGATTTCAAACGTCTGGGGCTGCTGTGCACCGTGGGGGTGCTCGGAGCCACGGTAGACCTTCAGCTTGCTGATCTGGGAGTTGCCCAGCTTGGTCTTGGGGAGCATGCCAGCGATGGCCTTCTCCACTGCACGAACCGGGTTCTTCTCCAACAGTTCGGCATAGTTCATGCTGGACAGACCGCCCGGGTAACCCGAGTGGCGGTATGCGCGCTTCTGTTCGAGCTTGGCGCCGGTGAGGGCGACCTTCTCGGCGTTGATGATGATGACGAAATCGCCCATGTCCATATGGGGAGCGAAGGTCGGCTTGTGCTTTCCACGCAGCAGTGTTGCGGTCTGGCTGGCAAGACGGCCCAAGACAACGTCATTGGCATCGATGATGTGCCACTGACGGTTGATATCGCCGGGCTTCGGGGTATACGTACGCACGGTTTTTGCCTTCGTTTCTTGTTCTTAGGTGGTGTCACAGATGGTTGACACCTGCTATCTATGCGTTTACCGGAACAGAGGTGAGGGCTCCAACACCAGTCATCCTTACACTTCCCGATGACGCCCGCTCAGTGGTAGTCCTGCAACCGGACCTGTAGCGGGCGCGTGGTATCGAGATAGGACACGCACAACGACTATCAACGATACCTTTAATACTGCCACTGGGTCAAAGCGGGGTGCGTGGTGCGTCCGTTTTCATCAGCGAGCAGCTTCAGTCACCGCCCGCCGGGTCCGCGTCAGAACGGCACGTTCATGCATTGCCGTTTCGTGCGGATAGTGGACTTCCTCCAAAATAAGCGGGTGTGGCGCGGCCAAAACGGACTTTGCGTCCCGTATTCCCGCGACTAAGCGCTCATGCATCCATGCGACGCCTTCCTGCCCCTCCCCTATGCGCAAGGACGCACCGAGCAACGCCCGAACCATGTTGTGACAGAACGCGTCAGCCTGGACGTTGACATTAATCACACCGTCAGCGTCCTGCTCGAAGTCAAAACGTTGCAAGGTTCGCACGGTGGTGGAGCCGTCCCGTGGTTTCGCAAACGCCCGGAAATCCTGCAGTCCCAACAAGGGCGCCGCAGCCTGATTCATGCGGGCTACATCAAGGTCACGCTCGTGCCACAGCGTCAGCGCACGCTGCAGCGGATCCTTGCGGGTGGAGCCGTCGGCAATCCGGTAGCTGTAACGGCGCCATAGGGCCGAGAATCTCGCATCGAAGCCCAGAGGCGCCCGAGAGGCCGCAGTGATCTCAACGGTTCCGCGCAGCTCCCGCAGGACCATGCCCAGGGCTCCGTTGAGGCGGCGTCGGAGCGAATTCTCCGGCAACACATCGTGCCCCCGCCGCAGCCCGTCCCATTCCTCTGGCGTGACATCAAAATGCGCCACCTGCCCGCGGGCATGCACACCCGCATCAGTGCGGCCGGCGACTGTGAGCCTGATGGGCCGGCGCACGATCACTGCCAGCGCCTGCTCAATCACTCCCTGGACGGTGCGCTCGACTGGTTGGATGCCCCACCCACTGTAAGGCCCGCCGT
This genomic interval from Arthrobacter sp. PAMC 25486 contains the following:
- a CDS encoding tRNA pseudouridine(38-40) synthase TruA, encoding MHNPKLTPEYQGLIRARLDIAYDGGPYSGWGIQPVERTVQGVIEQALAVIVRRPIRLTVAGRTDAGVHARGQVAHFDVTPEEWDGLRRGHDVLPENSLRRRLNGALGMVLRELRGTVEITAASRAPLGFDARFSALWRRYSYRIADGSTRKDPLQRALTLWHERDLDVARMNQAAAPLLGLQDFRAFAKPRDGSTTVRTLQRFDFEQDADGVINVNVQADAFCHNMVRALLGASLRIGEGQEGVAWMHERLVAGIRDAKSVLAAPHPLILEEVHYPHETAMHERAVLTRTRRAVTEAAR
- the rplM gene encoding 50S ribosomal protein L13 produces the protein MRTYTPKPGDINRQWHIIDANDVVLGRLASQTATLLRGKHKPTFAPHMDMGDFVIIINAEKVALTGAKLEQKRAYRHSGYPGGLSSMNYAELLEKNPVRAVEKAIAGMLPKTKLGNSQISKLKVYRGSEHPHGAQQPQTFEITQVAQ
- the rpsI gene encoding 30S ribosomal protein S9, with the protein product MAQNTEELNTEAVVVEEEVLTSYTSESSAATDAAPKKERPALTVSGAAVGRRKQAIARVRVVPGTGKWVVNGRELSNYFPNKLHQQEVNDPFRILDLDGAYDVWARIHGGGPSGQAGALRLGVARSLNEIDVENNRAILKKAGFLTRDARVIERKKAGLKKARKASQYSKR